In Deferribacter autotrophicus, the sequence TTTTGAAAAATTTCTTAAATTATGTGCAGGTAGAATTGGGCAGGTTCTCAATTTACAGAGTCTTGCCAGCGATGTTGGGATTTCGCATACTACAGCAAGAGCATGGATAACTTTACTTGAAGCAAGCTACATAGTTTTTTTGTTACCTCCATGGTATGGTAATGTTTCTAAAAGGCTTATAAAATCTCCCAAATTATATTTTTATGATGTAGGTCTTGCAAGCTATTTGCTTGGTCTTGAAAATGAAAACCAGGTAAGCAGAGATCCATTAAGAGGGAATCTTTTTGAAAATCTGGTTTTGATGGAGATTTTAAAGTATAGATTTAATAGGGGTAAAAGGTGTAATTTATATTTTTATCGTGATAGCAAAGGGAATGAAGTTGATGTAATATATGAGATTGGTAGAGATGTATTTCCAATAGAAATTAAGGCGGGTGCTACTGTAACAAATGAATATTTTAAAGGAATAAAAAAATTCTCAAAGATTTACAGTTATATGCCATGGGGTGGTGCTGTTATTTATGGTGGGAGTGAGCCTCAATTAAGAACAGATGTAAAAGTGTATCCGATATGGATGATTGAAGAAATGTTAGAATCTGTGAACGTTGAAACGTGAATCGTGAAACGAAAATCGAAAATTGGGAGGTGGGGAAGTCGTTTTACGCTTTACGTTTTACGATTCACGAAGTATAAAAACGTGTAAACGTTAAAACGTTAGAACGTTAGAACGTTGAAAAGTTAAATGGAGCAAAATCTATGAAAAAGCTGCCTATTGGGATTCAGAGTTTTGAGAAAATAAGGACAGATAACTATTATTATGTCGATAAGACCTACTTTATTAATAAATTAGTAGATGAAGGCGGAGGGTATTATTTTCTATCCCGTCCAAGAAGATTTGGTAAATCTTTGTTTCTTGATACATTAAGATATGCGTTTTTAGGTAAAAGAGAGTTATTTAAAGACTTATATTTAGAGGACAATTGGGACTGGGACACAAAATACCCTGTGATAAAGATCAGCTTTGGTGCAGGAGTGATAAAAGATGCAGAAAATCTAAAAAGTTTGATTATTTCTTTAATCAGAAATTACAGTGAAAAAGAAGGAATAACAATAAAAGAAGAGCTCTTGAATAAACAGTTTTATGAATTAATAGAAAAACTATCAGTTAAATATGCTCAAAAAGTAGTAGTTTTGATAGATGAGTATGACAAACCGATACTTGACAGGATTGAGGATAGAGAGAAAGCTATAGAGATAAGAGAGGAGCTTAAGAATTTCTACTCAGTGCTCAAAGATGCTGACGAATTTTTGAAGTTTGTATTTATAACCGGTGTATCTAAGTTTAACAAGGTATCTATTTTTAGTGGTTTAAACCAGCTAAATGATATCACCCTTGATGCAGAGTATTCCACAATATGTGGATATACGCAACATGATCTTGAGACAGTGTTTTTTGATAGACTTGAAGGTGTAAATCTTGATGAAGTAAGAAGGTGGTACAATGGCTATAGCTGGCTAGGAGAGAGTGTATATAATCCGTTTGATATACTTTTGTATTTGGATAAAGGGGAATTTCGCCCTTATTGGTTTGAGACAGGGACACCGACATTTCTGATAAAATTATTAGCAGAAAAGAGATTCAACATAATTGAAGCAGAGCATCTTGAGGTAAGTGAAAAGGTATTGGGATCTTTTGATATAGACGCGATATATCCTGAGAATTTGCTATTTCAGACTGGTTATCTGACGATCAAAGACAGGAAGGTGATAAATGATAGAGCGATATATACTTTGAGCTATCCCAATAGAGAGGTGAAGATAAGTTTTAATGATTATTTTTTAAGTTATCTGTCTCAGGATACGATACTTACTGAGAAGAATAAAAACAGGCTTTATTATGCGATAGATGAGAATGATTTTGATAAGTTAAGAGAGATATTTAGGAGTTTTTTTGCATCAATTCCTTTTGACTGGTACAGAAAGAATGAGCTTGCTGGTTATGAGGGGTATTATTCGAGTATAGTGTATTCTTATTTTGTAGCAAGTGGGTTTAATGTGGTGGCAGAAGATATGACGAATGCTGGCAGGATAGATCTTACAGTTTTATATAAAGACAGAGCCTACATAATAGAATTTAAAGTAGTGGAGCTATCATCAGAAGGCAATGCGCTGCAGCAGATAAAAGAGAAGAGATACTATGAGAAGTATGTTGGTAAGGTTAAGGATATCTACCTAATAGGTGTGGAGTTTAGCAAAAGTGATAGGAATATTGTTGGGTTTGATGTGTTGACGTTGGAACGTTAGAACGTAAATCGTAAATCGTGAATCGTGAATCGTTGGAACGTGCAAACGTTACAACGTGTGAACGTTACTCTATACTTGCTACTTCAAGCATCATCTCATATAATAAAAATAAGAAATGCATAAAAATTGGAGGC encodes:
- a CDS encoding ATP-binding protein, with amino-acid sequence MIKRHIEPVLKKLSEQYPVVTITGPRQSGKTTLCRNVFPHYKYVNLEAIDTRHFAINDPRGFLAQYNKYVILDEIQRAPELLSYIQVIVDERREPGQFIITGSQQFELISNISQTLAGRTALLKLLPFSISEIKGHYDVSSIDKLILTGFYPRIYDLSLNPTQALGDYLVTYVERDLRQLVAIKDLSLFEKFLKLCAGRIGQVLNLQSLASDVGISHTTARAWITLLEASYIVFLLPPWYGNVSKRLIKSPKLYFYDVGLASYLLGLENENQVSRDPLRGNLFENLVLMEILKYRFNRGKRCNLYFYRDSKGNEVDVIYEIGRDVFPIEIKAGATVTNEYFKGIKKFSKIYSYMPWGGAVIYGGSEPQLRTDVKVYPIWMIEEMLESVNVET
- a CDS encoding ATP-binding protein, which encodes MKKLPIGIQSFEKIRTDNYYYVDKTYFINKLVDEGGGYYFLSRPRRFGKSLFLDTLRYAFLGKRELFKDLYLEDNWDWDTKYPVIKISFGAGVIKDAENLKSLIISLIRNYSEKEGITIKEELLNKQFYELIEKLSVKYAQKVVVLIDEYDKPILDRIEDREKAIEIREELKNFYSVLKDADEFLKFVFITGVSKFNKVSIFSGLNQLNDITLDAEYSTICGYTQHDLETVFFDRLEGVNLDEVRRWYNGYSWLGESVYNPFDILLYLDKGEFRPYWFETGTPTFLIKLLAEKRFNIIEAEHLEVSEKVLGSFDIDAIYPENLLFQTGYLTIKDRKVINDRAIYTLSYPNREVKISFNDYFLSYLSQDTILTEKNKNRLYYAIDENDFDKLREIFRSFFASIPFDWYRKNELAGYEGYYSSIVYSYFVASGFNVVAEDMTNAGRIDLTVLYKDRAYIIEFKVVELSSEGNALQQIKEKRYYEKYVGKVKDIYLIGVEFSKSDRNIVGFDVLTLER